CAGATAAAAGCAACTTCACAGCAAGTTACAGCAAGCGTTTGACAAGACCTAGAGGACGTTTCATGAATCCTGCGACGAATTACTCAAGTAACGTAAATATCTTTCAGGGGAATCCGGACTTAGATCCATCTTTGACAGATAAATTCGATATTGGATACATCAAACGTTGGGATAAATTAACTTTTAATACCTCAGCATATTTCGAAAACACAAAAGACGTTTTCAGTTTCGTGAGAACTCCTACAGGTAAAGTTGTAACTCCTGATGGTCAGGTCATAACTCCTACACCGGGTCAACCAGTAGATGGAATTCCGGTTATTTTAAGCCGACCTATTAACTTAGGAAAAGAGCAAAAATTTGGTTTTGAGTTTACGCTGAATTACACACCATTCAAAATATGGAGAATCAACAGTAACTTCAACTTTTACAACGTAAAAACTACCGGAGATAACACATATATCGATTTTAACGGAAATACAGTTGTACAAAATCTAGACAATCAAGCTAATACTTGGTTTGCCAGAATCAACTCAAAATTAACATTACCGTACAAAATAGACTGGCAATTAAGCGGTACTTATAATGGTGAACAAAAAACAGCTCAAGGTAAAAACTTAGGTCAGTTTGGTATGAATACGGCGTTTAGCAAAGATGTTCTAAAAGACAAAGCAACGATAGCCTTCAATATTAGCGATATTTTCAACTCAAGAATTATGAAGTCTTACACTTATCTTGAAAACGATGTGACACACGAAAGCCAAAACGCTTATAGCGAAATGCAATTCCGTAGACGTCAATTCAATTTATCGTTTACCTATCGTTTTAACAAAGCCAAAAGCGATCGAGATAAAAATGCAGCACCTAAAAATGATGGAAATGATGGCGGAGGAGATTATCCGGGATAATATAAGTTAAAAACTAAACGTAAATTTAACCGCAAAGTACGCAAGGTTTTTTATTTATAAGATTTTATACAAACGCAAAGTTCGCAAAGCTGTAATTGATAAAGCTTTGCGAACTTTGCGTTTATAATAATAAGACAAAACCTTGCGTACTTTGCGGTAAAATTTATCCCTTTATTTTATCAGCATTAAGGTTTTCCGTCTCGCTATAGAAATTCATTAAACAAAAAAAAGGACTCGTATAAACGGGTCCTTTCTTATTGAAGTCAATTTAAAATTAAATTGATTGCTCTTCTTGTCTCTTTTTTGCTCTTTTCTCTTTGAACATTTCCCAGCTTGCTCCCGTAACCCAATAAGATACGAAACCAACTAAGAAAAACATCAACCAAAACCCTATAGTTAGTATGGTCAAGAAAAGTAAAAAGCCTAAGTACTGTGAAAATTCAAACATGTTTTCCGGAATTTTTGAATGTAAGGACAAATGTAAGTTTTATATTTTTCGTTAGCAATAAAATCCAAATCAATTTTTATAAAATCACAATAATCCGTATATTTAAACTCATTTTAAATAAGGATTTTTTCCGATAATTATTTAACTATCTAAATTAGAAGAATATGAATGTTTTCAGGAGCTGTTTCCCGCTATCCGCTACAATCTTTTATGTTTTTAAAGAAAAAACAAAAAAGGATTTTCACTTCTATCGGGGCTAAAAATTCATTTTCATAAGAACTTTCAATCATAAAAGAAAAAGATCAGTTTTTATCCGCGTCTTTACGAAGTAAATCAGCGTCATCCGCGTCCCATTCACCGCAACATTTTACAAATCACATATAACCTTTTACAAATAACAACATGAAATACAGAATAGAGAAAGATACGATGGGAGAAGTTCAGGTTCCAGCCGATAAATATTGGGGAGCACAAACAGAACGTTCCCGAAATAATTTCAAAATCGGACCATCGGCATCAATGCCACACGAAATCATTGAAGGCTTTGCTTATCTTAAAAAAGCTGCCGCTTATGCAAACTATGATTTAGGCGTTTTACCAATCGAAAAACGTGATGCGATCGCAGCCGTTTGCGACGAAATTCTTGCCGGACAATTAAACGACGAATTTCCGCTTGTAATCTGGCAAACCGGTTCAGGAACACAAAGTAACATGAACGTTAATGAAGTTATTGCCAATCGTGCACAAGTTCTAAAAGGATTTAATATTGGCGAAGGCGAACAATTTATCAAAGCCAACGATGATGTTAACAAATCACAATCATCAAACGACACTTTCCCAACCGGAATGCATATTGCAGCTTACAAAATGATTGTTGAAACCACAATTCCCGGTGTCGAAAAATTACACACGACTTTAGTTAAAAAAGCAGCAGAATTTAAAGATGTTGTCAAAATTGGACGTACACATCTTATGGATGCAACACCATTAACATTAGGACAGGAAATCTCAGGATATGCCGCTCAATTATCATTCGGATTAAAAGCGCTTAAAAATACTTTAGCTCACTTATCAGAAATTGCTTTGGGCGGAACCGCAGTAGGAACCGGATTGAATACTCCAAAAGGATACGATGTAAAAGTTGCTGAGTACATTGCGAAATTCACGAATCATCCTTTCATCACAGCCGAGAATAAATTTGAAGCTTTGGCTGCTCACGATGCAATTGTAGAAACACACGGCGCTTTGAAACAACTGGCAGTTTCTTTGAATAAAATTGCAAATGATGTTAGAATGTTAGCTTCTGGACCGCGTTCAGGAATTGGCGAAATCCATATTCCGGAAAACGAACCTGGATCATCAATCATGCCCGGAAAAGTAAACCCAACACAATGCGAAGCCTTAACAATGGTTTGTGCACAAGTAATAGGAAACGATATGGCAATTGCCGTTGGCGGAATGCAAGGACATTATGAACTAAATGTCTTCAAACCTGTAATGGCAGCAAACTTTTTACAATCTGCAAGACTTTTGGGCGATGCTTGTATTTCCTTCGACGAACATTGCGCACAAGGAATCGAACCAAACTACAAACGAATAAAAGAACTTGTAGACAATTCGTTAATGTTAGTTACCGCTTTAAATACAAAAATCGGTTATTATAAAGCCGCCGAAATTGCACAAACAGCTCACAAAAACGGAACTACTCTAAAAGACGAAGCCGTTCGTTTGGGTTATGTAACTCCCGAAGATTTTGACGCGTGGGTAAAACCGGAGGAAATGGTTTAAAATAATTGTGAATTATGAATTATAAATTATTTTAAAGCCTTAATTATAGTTTACCATTATGCACTA
This genomic window from Flavobacterium sp. 9 contains:
- the fumC gene encoding class II fumarate hydratase, giving the protein MKYRIEKDTMGEVQVPADKYWGAQTERSRNNFKIGPSASMPHEIIEGFAYLKKAAAYANYDLGVLPIEKRDAIAAVCDEILAGQLNDEFPLVIWQTGSGTQSNMNVNEVIANRAQVLKGFNIGEGEQFIKANDDVNKSQSSNDTFPTGMHIAAYKMIVETTIPGVEKLHTTLVKKAAEFKDVVKIGRTHLMDATPLTLGQEISGYAAQLSFGLKALKNTLAHLSEIALGGTAVGTGLNTPKGYDVKVAEYIAKFTNHPFITAENKFEALAAHDAIVETHGALKQLAVSLNKIANDVRMLASGPRSGIGEIHIPENEPGSSIMPGKVNPTQCEALTMVCAQVIGNDMAIAVGGMQGHYELNVFKPVMAANFLQSARLLGDACISFDEHCAQGIEPNYKRIKELVDNSLMLVTALNTKIGYYKAAEIAQTAHKNGTTLKDEAVRLGYVTPEDFDAWVKPEEMV